The Pelagicoccus enzymogenes region CAAGGCCTTGGAGATCGGGCCCGTTACCACCGCATCGCATTCTCCATCCAAGCAGCTCTTGGCAGCTGCCTCCATCGCAGCGATCGCGAGTCGAGCCCCATCGGGCGTTGGCTTGCCAGGAGCGAAGTCGATATCGCTCAAGGCTACGCCACGGACGCGCCCCTCTCCCTTCGACTCCAATTTCTCGCACCAAGAGCGACTTCCAAAAACCACGAACTCCGCCTCCCCATAGCTCTCTTCCAGCAAACACGCTTCGATCAGTTCAGGCCCCAGTCCAGATGGGTCTCCGCAGGTGATGGCTATTCGTCTCATAGGCCCCTACTTGACAGAGCGGTTTGGCGTGGCGAAACCGCGCTTCCCACCTGCGAAAAACTCAAGGAAGCGAATCGACTCCGAGGAGAGAGCTTCGCTCCGTTCCAAGAGCTCAGACGCCAAAATTCGCATATTCCCTGTACCCATAAAAACCTTACGGTAGCAGCGCTGCAGTTCAGCGATCGCGTCCTTGGAAAAGCCGCGGCGCCGCAGCCCCACCAGATTCAAGCCGAACAGGGCATTGCGTTCCGCAAATATAGTGAACGGCGCCACATCCATCGTCGCTGTAGACTGCCCGCCAAACATCACGCTCTCGCCGATGCGGCAAAACTGATGGATCCCCGAGCAGCCGCCTAGAAAGGCTCGGTCGCCTACGCTCACGTGACCGCCAAGCAAACTCGCGTTGCCGATAACAACGTTGTTTCCGACCACCGAATCGTGGCCTACGTGGGCTGCCGCCATCACAAAGCAACTCTCCCCTACCAGCGTAAAGCCGCCCTCCTTGGTCGCGCGGTTGATCGTAACGCCTTCCCGCAAGGTGGTACCGTCCCCCACCTTAGCGAAGGTTCGCGTTGAAGAATCGAAGCTGAGGTCCTGAGGCAGCCCTGCAACCACCGCAAAGTTTCCAACCGTAACCGATTTTCCGATACGGGCTCCGTCCTTGAGAACAGCATGAGCCTCCAGCTTGGAACCGGCGCCAATCTCTACGTCTCCCTCGACGATCGCGTAGGGCCCAATCTCAACGGCCTCGCCGATCTTGGCGTCGGAGGATACAATCGCGCTTGAATGAATCTTCGCCATAAAGAAGAGCTCACACCGGCAGCAGCTGCAACGCTTGCAGGCGCACCAAGATCAATCGCAAAGCGCTCGAGTAGCGATCGGGCGTAAAGCCAACCCCCTCCAGCAATTTCGAGATCGGCTTCCACTCGCCGATTTCGATCTCGTCGTGATTCAGTCGAAAGGGTCCATTCCCGGTCACGCGATAGACGTGGACAAACTCTTCTCCAGTGTCCTCGCAAGGAAGCAGCTTGAATAGCATCTCCAACTCGCGCTCCGGCTTGTATCCGAGCTCCTCCTCCAACTCGCGATACGCCGCCGTCAGGTAATCTTCACCGCTGTCCACATGTCCGGAACAGGAGGAATCCCAAGCGCCCGGCCAAGTGTCCTTGGTCATTGAACGCTTTTGCAGGAAGACCTCTCCCTCGTTGTTAAAAATAAGCACGTGCACCGCGCGATGCCGCAGTTTCTTGGCATGCGCCTCTGAGCGGGTAGCTTGGCCGACGACCCGATCGTTTTCGTCGACGATGTCGAAAATATCTTCTTGCATGGAGTGGGAGGAGCGGAAATCTGAGAAGGCTGTTAGAGACAAACGCCAGCAGAGCGCGTACCACGACACGAGTAAAAAATCTCCGAAATAACACCATGCCAAAAGTTTCCGTAGAACTGATCCACGAAGTCCTCACCAACAACCAACTCGAGCCGGACATGATCCAGCAAGTGCTCAAACAAATCGAGGAACAAGCAGCAGCAGAAGCAGAGGCGGAAAAGGCGAACAAGGAGCCGCCCGTCAAAAAGCAGTTCGTGCTCATCGTCTCCGACCCCAACGGCACCATTCCCGATCAAGACTACGTCGGCTGGGTCGCCCAGATCCCAGAAGACGATCCCGTAAGCGACACCATGGACCGGCTCATCCGCGCCACCTACGAATACAATATCTCCAAAAAGGGACGCAAGTACCCCTGCAAAACCGTAGGCGAAGCCTGCGAAGCAGTCGGAGCCCGCTTCCTCAAGGAACAGAGCATCGCCATCAAAAACAAGGTGCCTGTGGTCGTGGTCAAGACTGACAACAAGATCCCCGAAATCGAGAGCGACTTCTAGTCGACGCGAGAGCGACCTTGGTCGCGAATATCCCTGCCAAGATCTTGCGGAAGGCCCCCTGGCCGCGATCGGCAAAAAAACAGGAAGCCGCCTTGTGTCATGATAGTTGCGGTTTAGGCTGTTGCTCGTTCCTGCAACAAACAGGTGTCGCGCAGATTCCCCTGCAGCCACTCTCTTGCCCTGTTCGTACACAAGGGCAACTCCAACCGACTATCTATATGATTACAAATTCGGCCCCATCCGCGATCAAAACGCCCTACACCGTTAACCTCGCTCAAGGCGATCCGGAAGAAAAACGCGAAGAGATCCGTCGCTACTTCCACGAAACTTACGACGCCTACGAAGCGCTCTTCGAGCCACTACTGGAGAAAGTCGCTTACCGCACTCGAGCCGACGCCCTCCGCCACCCGCTCATCTTCTATTACGGCCATACCGCGACGTTCTTCATGAACAAGCTAGTGCTGGCCAAACTAGTCGATCGAATCAATCCAAGCTTCGAATCAATCTTCGCCATCGGCGTCGACGAAATGTCTTGGGACGATCTCAACGAATCCCACTACGAGTGGCCCGACCCAGACGACGTTCGCGAGTACCGCAACAAGGTGCGCGACTGTATCGACAATCTCATCACGACGCTCCCCATTACTCTACCCATCGGCTGGGAGAGTCCTTTCTGGCCAATCATGATGGGGATAGAACACGAGCGTATCCACTTGGAAACCAGCTCCGTGCTGATCCGGCAGCTACCGCTCAAACTGCTCGACGCAAACCATCCGACCTGGCAGGTTTGCGACCGCGACAACCCAACCGTCTCCAACGAGCTCATCGAGGTTCCGGGAGCAACGGTCAAACTCGGAAAATCGCGGGACGATGCCTACTATGGCTGGGACAACGAATACGGCAGCTACTCCAAGGACATCGAGACCTTTTCTGCGAGCAAGTACCTTGTATCCAATAAGGAATACTTGGAGTTCATCGAGGACGACGGCTATACCACCCGCGACTACTGGACCGACGAAGGCTGGAACTGGGTAACCTACGAGAAAGCTAGCTGTCCACGCTTTTGGCTTCCCCAAGAGGACGGCAGCTACAAGTTCCGTACCATGCTCAAGGAAATCGACATGCCCTGGTCTTGGCCTGCCGAAACGAACTACCTTGAAGCCAAAGCGTTCTGCAACTGGAAGGCCGCCAAAACGAGACAACCCGTTCGCCTTCCAACCGAAGAAGAGTGGTATCGACTTCTTGACTACAGCGAGCTGCCCGACGCCCCAGAATGGGGAAAGGCCCCTGGAAATATCAACCTTGAAGGTCCCGCTTCATCCGTGCCCGTCGACACCCACGAATTCGAGCACGGCTTCCACGATATCGTAGGAAACGTTTGGCAACACACCGAAACCCCCATTCGCGGCTACGCCGGCTTCGAAATCCACCCACTCTACGACGACTTTTCCACGCCTACCTTCGATACGAAACACAATATCATCAAAGGCGGCTCGTGGATATCCACAGGCAACGAGCTCATGCGCGACTCGCGCTACGCCTTTCGCCGCCACTTCTACCAGCATGCCGGCTTCCGCTACATCGTAAGCGACGCACCTGTGGAAATCCCTGACGACTCCTGGGAAACAGATCCAGAGGTCGTACCGTACTGTGAATTCAACTACGGCAAAGAATACTTCGGCGTCTCGAACTACCCGGAGAGGATTGCCCAAATCTGCCTCGACCTCGCCACTAAGCGCACTCGCGGAACAGCCCTTGCCCTCGGATGCAAGACGGGGCGGTCCGCCTTCGAACTGGCAGCCGGCTACGAGCAGGTCACTGGAATCGACTTCAGCGCCCGCATGATACGCATCGGCGTGCAAATGAAGGATAAAGGCTATACGCAGTACACCTTGCCCGAAGAGGGCGAGATCGTTTCCTTCCACCAAGCGAACCTTCAAGAGCTCGGACTCGACGGAGCTCGCGGAAAGGTCGACTTCATGCAGGGCGACCTTGCGAATTTGAAGTCGATCTACTCTGGATACGACCTGATCCTGCTAGATACCTTGCTGGAACGCTCCTACAATCCAGAGAAATTCCTCGAATCCGTGCATGAACGACTCAACAAGGGTGGCCTGCTGGTCATAGCATCTACCTACGACTGGCAAAAGAGCGTAACCGAACAGGAAAACTGGCTCGGCGGCTTCAAAGTCGACGGCGAGAACGTCACCACCCGCGACACGATCGAAAAGCTGTTGTCCGCGAACTTCGAGCAGCTGGGCGAAGGCAAGGATGTCGAGTACGTTCTCCGCAAAACCGCCCGCACCTTCGACCACAACGTGGTTGAAGTAACTGCTTGGGAGAAAAAGTAGGCGAATTCACGCAAGGAGAGCTTTCCCGTAGCGCGGAGCTTCAGCCCTCGACCGCATTGCAGGATCGAAAGCCTGCGGTCGCCGGCTAAAGCTCGGCGCTACGAAATCCACCCTATTCTCAAGAACAAAAAAAAGACGTACCCCATGGGTACGTCTTCTAGAAATTCAGTATACGTTGCCGACGACTAGTTGTCGTACTTGCAGCGAATCATGTTGTTGAAGGCAGCAACCTTCTTCTGACGGCGCTTCGTTTGCGAAGGCTTTTCGAAGTAGCGGTTAGCGCGTACGTCCTTGATGACGCCTTCGCGGTCGAGCTTCTTCTTCAGACGGCGGAGCGCACGTTCTACAGGTTCGTTTTTGCGGATTTTTACTTCGATTGCCATGGTGGAAAAATTGAAAGACGCCCAAGAAGGCCCTTTTCTTACGCTTCGTCAACCCTTTTTCTGGCCCAGTCGCCCGACCTCGCAAGATCCCGTTGAAAGCGCCTTGCCGAACATCACTCGACTCAGGGCCATGTCAATGGTCGCGCTCAAAGAGGCCTTCTTGAGCGGCTTGGTCAAATACGCGTCCATCCCAGCCGCAAAGCAGAGTTCACGATCTCCCTGCATGGCATTGGCGGTCAAAGCGACTATCGGGGTCCTAGGCGCCTCCCCGCCGGACTTAGCCTCCCGTTCCCTGAACCTTCGAGCAAACTCGTAACCGTCCATACGCGGCATTTGGCAATCGAGCAGGATCAGGTCGAAGGCCTGTCTTTCGCAAATCTCCATCGCCTCCACCCCATCGATCGCCAGCTGGCAATCATGCCCAAATCTCTTGACTAAATGCTGGGCAAGCCGGCGATTGACCGGATTGTCTTCCACCACCAACACCTGAGCTCGAGGCCTCCCCGCGCCATCTCCAGCTTCCGACACCTGAGGTTCTCCGGAGCAGGCTGGCGAGGTTTCACTTCTCCACAAGGCCCTCTCCACGCTCCGACCAAACTGGCTCGGGCGAATAGGCAGGTAAACATGGTGGTGTCGCTCAAGGTCGGACTTCGTCAACTTTACTCCGTGACTCGGATAGACGGAAATCCAGGCTTGGGTGGGCAGCTTGCGTCCTCTCAAATCCGTAGCAAAACCAGCTTCGCAAACCACCAGATCCACTCCGGTCGAACAATTCCTCAAAAGCGCTTCGAAGAGCTCCTCGCTTGGAGGAGACAAACTTACGATATTGCGACAGGCTAATTCCCGCTCCACTTGGCGCGCAGCAGTCTTGTTTTTCAAATAGACCAATGCCACCTGCTCTCGCGGCGCTTTCAGGGGAGGATATAAGTCTTTGGAGCAATCAGAGCGATTCGCCTTGATGGTAAACCAAAAAGTCGAACCTCGTCCCACTTCGCTTTCCACCCCAATTTCGCCTCCCAATGCCGTCGCCAACTGAGAGCAAATAGCCAAGCCCAGCCCCGTACCGCCAAAGCGTCGCGTCGTAGACGAGTCGGCCTGCATGAACGGCTGAAACAGCCTCGCTCGAGCGTCTTCGGGAATGCCAATCCCCGTGTCCTCTATCTCAAAGCGAAGCCGATCTCCATCGCTTGCCCGATCCCAGCTCACCCTCACGCGCACGCTTCCCTTCTCCGTGAACTTGACCGCGTTGCCTAAAAGGTTGGCCAATACCTGACGAAGACGACCGCTATCCGATTCGATCGCTAGCGGGACCGCCGGATCGATGTCGCAAACCACCTCCAGACCCGACTCATGGGCCGTTTCCAGCATCAGCGTCAAAACCGATTCCACCAATTCGCGAATTTCGAAGCGGGACTTCTCAAGTTCGAACTTGCCCGCTTCCAATCTCGAGAAGTCCAAAATGTCGTTGAGGATCAACAGCAAGGCCTCTGCGCTTTGGTTTGCTGTGCTCAACAATTCCGTCTGTTCCGCGTCTAGCGTAGAGTCCCCCAAAAGCGTCATCATACCGATCACCCCGTTGAGCGGTGTCCTGATTTCGTGGCTCATCACCGCCAGGAACTCCGACTTCGCTCGAGCCGCCTGCAAGCCCGCATCCCTCGCTTTCTCTAAATTCTGGTTGGAGAGCTTCAAAGCCGCGGTCGTCTCCTCCAGCGCTCGTTTCTGAGCCTCCAAGTGCTCGACTTTCTCCCCAAGCAACTCGCTCTGCAAGCGCACCAAAGTGTTGGCCCGCAGCAATCCGACATAGCGACCATCCTGATCCGTCACCACAACATCTTGCCAGTACATGCGCTCTTCCCGAGCAAAGGCTCTCAGCAAAATGGCTTCCAAGCGCTCCCCCATCACTACCGTCAGGCTTCCCTCCTCCAAAAAGTCCCTGACTCGCGAACGGGTGTGCAGCGCGAAACCGAACTGCGAACCTAGCAACGCTCCAATGCGCGAACGGCTGCAAACGCCCAGCACCTCGCCCTCGCTCACTACCGCCGCATAGCGACAGTCCAGCTTCTGAAAAAACTCAGATGCCTCCGACAAAAGCGTGTCCCCATCGAGAAACGCTTGCTCTACCATCAACTTGTAGAGCTCGAACTCCCGGCTAGCGGGCGACAACATTGGATCGAAATTCATCGCTTACAAAATCGACGTTTTTACAAACAAAGCCAACCTAACTGCGTTACAGTAAAGCCACAATCACGCGCCGAAAGAGTCCCGACTTCGACCTGACACTGTGAATAACTCCTAAAACCTTTCCCTTTCCACGCTCCGATTTTCACGCTTCACTCCGTCGCATGTCCAATCCCGCCGAAGGCCCCTTCGTCCATCTACACAACCACACCCACTACTCTCTCCTAGACGGTTGCGCCAAGCCGATGCGCGCCGCCCAACGTTGCTTGGAGCTCGGCATGCCGGCCCTCGCCATGACGGACCACGGTAATCTCTTCGGGGCCATCGACTTCTACCGCTCCTGCAAAAAGGTCGGCATCAAGCCGCTCATCGGCTGCGAGCTCTACTACGTCAACGACCACAAGCAGTCCGAGCGCCCCAAACGCGAACGCAAGCGCACCGACGACATCGGCGACATCCCCGAAGACTACATCCCGCCCAAGGAGGATTTCCCGAAATACCAAATCCACCACAAGGGCGTCATCGCAAAGGACTTCGAAGGCTACCAAAACCTTTGCAAGCTCGTCTCCGACGCCCACGTCAACGGCGTCTACTACAAGCCGCGAGCCGACATCGACACCCTCGCCAAATACTCCAAGGGCCTCATCGGCCTCTCCGGCTGCATCAACGGCGTGGCTGCTCAGTATTTGATTTACGGGGACGAGGAAAACGCCCGTAAGGCCACCGCTACCTTCGTCGACATCTTCGGCAAGGAAAACTACTTCATCGAGATCCAGGACCACGGCATGCCGGTCCAGCGCCGCATCATCCCCGGCCTGCTCAAGCTCGCCAAGGAGTTCGACCTGAAGGTCATCTGCGCCAACGACTCCCACTACGTCTACAAGGAGGACGCCCTGCCGCACGACGCCCTTCTCTGTATCCAGACAGGCAAGATCATCTCCGACGAAAACCGCATGAAGTATCCCTCCCAGGAGTTCTACCTCAAGAGCCGCCAGGAGATGTACGAGATTTTCAAGGAAGTCCCCGAGTCGCTCGACAACACCGTGCACGTCGCCGAGATGGTCGACCTCGAGATCAAGTTCGGCGAGGACCACTACCCGATTTTTGAATGTCCTCCAGAACTTGGATACAAGGACGACCACGCCGCCTTCGACCGAATCCTCGACATCTACGAGTTCGAAAAAACCAAGGTCAACAAGCAGAACGGCGACGACACCGTCTGCAAGCTCACCGTAGAGGAGCGGACCAAGCATAAGAAAAACGGCTTCGTCCTGCTCGACCTCTGCAAGAAGGGCCTCAAGGAACGCTACGGAGTCGACTACGACAATCGCTCCGCCTACGTGCCCAAGGAAGGCCAACGCGAAGACTTCGCCGAATTCGTCTGCGGCCAAATGGACTTCCAGCTGGCCATCATCACCGGCACCGGCTTCGTCGACTACTTCCTCATCGTATGGGACTTCATCAACTACGCCCGCAGCCAAGGCATCCCCGTCGGCCCGGGCCGTGGATCGGGCGCGGGCTGTATCATCGCCTATGTATTGAAAATCACTGACATCGATCCGCTGCGCTTCGGTTTGCTCTTCGAGCGAATGCTCAACCTTGAGCGCGTTTCCCCGCCGGACTTCGATATCGACTTCTGCATGCGCCGCCGCGACGTAGTGGTAAATTACGTACGCGAAAAATACGGTCATGACTCCGTGGCCAACATCATCACCTTCGGTACCTTCGGAGCCAAGATGATCGTGCGCGACCTCGCTCGCGTAAACAACCTGCAGTTCGCCGAGGCCGACAAGATCGCCAAGATGATCCCGGACGAGCTTAACATCTCGCTCGACGACTCCGTCGAAAAGTCCTCCGACCTGCGCAACGAAATCGCCGTCAACCCAGTCGCCAAGAAGATCGTCGAGCACGGAAAGGTCATCGAAGGCATGGTGCGCAACACCGGCAAGCACGCTTGCGGCATCATCATCGGCGACCAACCGATCTCCAATCTCGTCCCCGTCACCCTGCAGGAAGGCGACCTCACCACCCAGTACCCGAAGGGCCCGTCCGAAGACCTCGGCTTGCTCAAGATGGACTTCTTGGGCCTCAAGACGCTTACCGTCATTTCCGACGCCCAAGACAACATCCAGCGCACCCGTAACCTGCCGGACTTCGACATCGAAAAGGTTTCCCTGGAAGACCCCAAAACCTACGACCTACTCAACGCCGGCAACACCGTCGGCGTCTTCCAGCTCGAGTCGGGCGGCATGCAAAACCTCTGCAAGCAGATCGGCCTCTCCGTCTTCGAGGAAATTATCGCGTTGATCGCCCTGTACCGACCAGGGCCGATGCAGTTCATTCCGCAGTTCATCGAAGGCAAGCGCGACCCCAAGAAGATCCAAATCCCCCACCCCCTTCTCGAGGAACTCGTATCCGAAACCTACGGCGTCCTCGTCTACCAGGAGCAGGTAATGGAATCCGCCCGTATCATCGCCGGCTACACGCTGGGCGGAGCGGACATGCTTCGCCGCGCCATGGGCAAGAAGATCGCTTCCGTCATGGAGGCCCAAAAGCAGATCTTCGTCGACGGCGCCGCCGCCACCCACGGCATCAAGGAAAAGGAAGCCCTCAACATCTTCGCCATCCTGGAGAAGTTCGCCCAGTACGGCTTCAACAAGTCGCACTCCGCCGCCTACGCGATGCTCTCCTACCGCACCGCGTTCCTCAAGGCCAACTACCCGGTCGAGTTCATGGCCGCCCTGCTCTCGGCCGAATTGGGCAACGCCGACAAGGTTTCCCACTTCATCGACGAGGCCAACAGCATGGGCATCCGCGTCCTCTCGCCGGATATCAACAAGTCCAACGAAATGTTCACTCCGGTGGTCGACAGCGAAGAGGACAAAGCCGAAGGCAAGCTCGGCTCCATCCTCTTCGGAATGGGCGCCGTCAAAGGCGTGGGCGACTCCGCAGCCAAAACCATCATCGCCGAGCGCGACGCCAATGGCCCCTACGAAGGTCTAGACGACTTGCTCGAACGCGTAGATACCAAAGCCGTTAACAAGCGCGTCCTAGAAAACTTGATCAAGACCGGCGCCTTCGACTTCACCGGAGAACCCCGCGGCTCCCTCTTCCACAGACTGGAGGGAGCCATGAACCAAGCGGCAGAGGCCCAACGCGACAAGGAACGCGGCCAGGAATCCTTCTTCGACATGATCGTGGAAGAGCCCAAGGAGAAGGACGCTCCCCCGCAGTGGGACCTCAGCAAGCAATTCTCGAAAAGCGAAATGCTTCGCTACGAGAAGGAACTGCTTGGCTTCTACGTTTCCGGGCATCCACTCGATGAATACAAAGGCCTCGCCGAAGCCCTCACCAATTTCGACCTGGAGAAGGTCGACAACCTCGGCGACAAGGTCGAGTTCCAAGCCTGCGGCGTCGCTGGCGGCGTGGTCAAAAAACTATCCCGCAAGGACAACCGTCCGTGGGCCTTCTTCAACCTCGGTACTCGCAAGACCTCTCTCACCGTCAATTGCTACGCCGACGCCTTCGAGGAATACGGACACAACCTCGAGAACGACAAGCTGGTCGTCATCAAGGGTACCGTCATCCGCCGCGATGGCGAAGTCCGCCTCAACGTACTCGAAGTCCATCCGCTCGACGCCTTTATGCCTGGCCAGATCAAGCACATCACCTGGGTCCTCGATCCCGACAAGGACACCGACAGTTTCCTCTACAAGCTACGCGAAGTGCTCGACCGCACCCGCGGCTCCACCCCCAGCGATATCGCCTTCCGTATCTCCGAGAGTTGCATCACATCCGCAGCGACCGCCAGTTCTCTCGGCTGGCGGGTGAACACCAAGGAATGGACCGAACTCCGAAAGCACAAAGCCGTCGTCGGCTGCATCGTGGAAACCGAGCCGGTCAAAGTGAAGCAACGCGAACGCCGCTGGGCGCCCAAAGCGAGCTAAATGTAGGAGCGACCTTGG contains the following coding sequences:
- the ovoA gene encoding 5-histidylcysteine sulfoxide synthase — protein: MITNSAPSAIKTPYTVNLAQGDPEEKREEIRRYFHETYDAYEALFEPLLEKVAYRTRADALRHPLIFYYGHTATFFMNKLVLAKLVDRINPSFESIFAIGVDEMSWDDLNESHYEWPDPDDVREYRNKVRDCIDNLITTLPITLPIGWESPFWPIMMGIEHERIHLETSSVLIRQLPLKLLDANHPTWQVCDRDNPTVSNELIEVPGATVKLGKSRDDAYYGWDNEYGSYSKDIETFSASKYLVSNKEYLEFIEDDGYTTRDYWTDEGWNWVTYEKASCPRFWLPQEDGSYKFRTMLKEIDMPWSWPAETNYLEAKAFCNWKAAKTRQPVRLPTEEEWYRLLDYSELPDAPEWGKAPGNINLEGPASSVPVDTHEFEHGFHDIVGNVWQHTETPIRGYAGFEIHPLYDDFSTPTFDTKHNIIKGGSWISTGNELMRDSRYAFRRHFYQHAGFRYIVSDAPVEIPDDSWETDPEVVPYCEFNYGKEYFGVSNYPERIAQICLDLATKRTRGTALALGCKTGRSAFELAAGYEQVTGIDFSARMIRIGVQMKDKGYTQYTLPEEGEIVSFHQANLQELGLDGARGKVDFMQGDLANLKSIYSGYDLILLDTLLERSYNPEKFLESVHERLNKGGLLVIASTYDWQKSVTEQENWLGGFKVDGENVTTRDTIEKLLSANFEQLGEGKDVEYVLRKTARTFDHNVVEVTAWEKK
- a CDS encoding NUDIX hydrolase — translated: MQEDIFDIVDENDRVVGQATRSEAHAKKLRHRAVHVLIFNNEGEVFLQKRSMTKDTWPGAWDSSCSGHVDSGEDYLTAAYRELEEELGYKPERELEMLFKLLPCEDTGEEFVHVYRVTGNGPFRLNHDEIEIGEWKPISKLLEGVGFTPDRYSSALRLILVRLQALQLLPV
- the rpsU gene encoding 30S ribosomal protein S21, with the protein product MAIEVKIRKNEPVERALRRLKKKLDREGVIKDVRANRYFEKPSQTKRRQKKVAAFNNMIRCKYDN
- the lpxA gene encoding acyl-ACP--UDP-N-acetylglucosamine O-acyltransferase, coding for MAKIHSSAIVSSDAKIGEAVEIGPYAIVEGDVEIGAGSKLEAHAVLKDGARIGKSVTVGNFAVVAGLPQDLSFDSSTRTFAKVGDGTTLREGVTINRATKEGGFTLVGESCFVMAAAHVGHDSVVGNNVVIGNASLLGGHVSVGDRAFLGGCSGIHQFCRIGESVMFGGQSTATMDVAPFTIFAERNALFGLNLVGLRRRGFSKDAIAELQRCYRKVFMGTGNMRILASELLERSEALSSESIRFLEFFAGGKRGFATPNRSVK
- a CDS encoding ATP-binding protein, whose translation is MNFDPMLSPASREFELYKLMVEQAFLDGDTLLSEASEFFQKLDCRYAAVVSEGEVLGVCSRSRIGALLGSQFGFALHTRSRVRDFLEEGSLTVVMGERLEAILLRAFAREERMYWQDVVVTDQDGRYVGLLRANTLVRLQSELLGEKVEHLEAQKRALEETTAALKLSNQNLEKARDAGLQAARAKSEFLAVMSHEIRTPLNGVIGMMTLLGDSTLDAEQTELLSTANQSAEALLLILNDILDFSRLEAGKFELEKSRFEIRELVESVLTLMLETAHESGLEVVCDIDPAVPLAIESDSGRLRQVLANLLGNAVKFTEKGSVRVRVSWDRASDGDRLRFEIEDTGIGIPEDARARLFQPFMQADSSTTRRFGGTGLGLAICSQLATALGGEIGVESEVGRGSTFWFTIKANRSDCSKDLYPPLKAPREQVALVYLKNKTAARQVERELACRNIVSLSPPSEELFEALLRNCSTGVDLVVCEAGFATDLRGRKLPTQAWISVYPSHGVKLTKSDLERHHHVYLPIRPSQFGRSVERALWRSETSPACSGEPQVSEAGDGAGRPRAQVLVVEDNPVNRRLAQHLVKRFGHDCQLAIDGVEAMEICERQAFDLILLDCQMPRMDGYEFARRFREREAKSGGEAPRTPIVALTANAMQGDRELCFAAGMDAYLTKPLKKASLSATIDMALSRVMFGKALSTGSCEVGRLGQKKG
- the dnaE gene encoding DNA polymerase III subunit alpha, translated to MSNPAEGPFVHLHNHTHYSLLDGCAKPMRAAQRCLELGMPALAMTDHGNLFGAIDFYRSCKKVGIKPLIGCELYYVNDHKQSERPKRERKRTDDIGDIPEDYIPPKEDFPKYQIHHKGVIAKDFEGYQNLCKLVSDAHVNGVYYKPRADIDTLAKYSKGLIGLSGCINGVAAQYLIYGDEENARKATATFVDIFGKENYFIEIQDHGMPVQRRIIPGLLKLAKEFDLKVICANDSHYVYKEDALPHDALLCIQTGKIISDENRMKYPSQEFYLKSRQEMYEIFKEVPESLDNTVHVAEMVDLEIKFGEDHYPIFECPPELGYKDDHAAFDRILDIYEFEKTKVNKQNGDDTVCKLTVEERTKHKKNGFVLLDLCKKGLKERYGVDYDNRSAYVPKEGQREDFAEFVCGQMDFQLAIITGTGFVDYFLIVWDFINYARSQGIPVGPGRGSGAGCIIAYVLKITDIDPLRFGLLFERMLNLERVSPPDFDIDFCMRRRDVVVNYVREKYGHDSVANIITFGTFGAKMIVRDLARVNNLQFAEADKIAKMIPDELNISLDDSVEKSSDLRNEIAVNPVAKKIVEHGKVIEGMVRNTGKHACGIIIGDQPISNLVPVTLQEGDLTTQYPKGPSEDLGLLKMDFLGLKTLTVISDAQDNIQRTRNLPDFDIEKVSLEDPKTYDLLNAGNTVGVFQLESGGMQNLCKQIGLSVFEEIIALIALYRPGPMQFIPQFIEGKRDPKKIQIPHPLLEELVSETYGVLVYQEQVMESARIIAGYTLGGADMLRRAMGKKIASVMEAQKQIFVDGAAATHGIKEKEALNIFAILEKFAQYGFNKSHSAAYAMLSYRTAFLKANYPVEFMAALLSAELGNADKVSHFIDEANSMGIRVLSPDINKSNEMFTPVVDSEEDKAEGKLGSILFGMGAVKGVGDSAAKTIIAERDANGPYEGLDDLLERVDTKAVNKRVLENLIKTGAFDFTGEPRGSLFHRLEGAMNQAAEAQRDKERGQESFFDMIVEEPKEKDAPPQWDLSKQFSKSEMLRYEKELLGFYVSGHPLDEYKGLAEALTNFDLEKVDNLGDKVEFQACGVAGGVVKKLSRKDNRPWAFFNLGTRKTSLTVNCYADAFEEYGHNLENDKLVVIKGTVIRRDGEVRLNVLEVHPLDAFMPGQIKHITWVLDPDKDTDSFLYKLREVLDRTRGSTPSDIAFRISESCITSAATASSLGWRVNTKEWTELRKHKAVVGCIVETEPVKVKQRERRWAPKAS